Genomic DNA from Paucilactobacillus hokkaidonensis JCM 18461:
AAGTTCCCCTTAGACGCATTAATCATGTTAGCAATATTGATATTTAATTCTGCTAATACCGTTGTGATCTGCCCTAACATATTAGGCACATTTTGATGTAAAAAAGTTAATCGATATGGTGAACTAAACGGCATTTTTACTGTTGGATAGTTTACTGAATCCTTTATCTGTCCGGTTTCTAAATATAACCTCAAAGTATTGGCCACCATTTGAGCACAATTGTCTTCAGCTTCTTGCGTGGTTCCACCTAAATGCGGTGTAACTATAACCTGTTCGTGCTTCAATAACTCATCGGAGGCAAAATCGGTCCAATATTGTCTTAGATGTCCGACGTTTAAAGCAGCCAATACTGGTGCTTCTTCCACAATGCCATTACGAGAGTAATTTAGCAAAGTGGCATCTTTTTTCATCATTAATAATTCATTTGCTCCAATTAAATTCTTGTTCTGCTCGTTATAAGGAATGTGAATCGTTACAAAATCACTTTCTGATAGTACTTCCTTCAAGGTTGTCGCTCTTTTAATGTCACTAGTAACCTGCCAAGCATGTTCAACTGAAATATATGGATCATACCCAATCACATTCATTCCAAGTTGACGTGCAGTGTCAGCAACCTTAGATCCAACCGCTCCTAATCCAATCACGCCAAGAGTTTTACCAGCTAATTCGGTCCCACGATAGTGATTTTTACCTGCCTCAGCTTGTAACGTTACATCTGCCTCTTTTCCAGAAGAGAGTGATTTAGTCCACGCAATTGCTGGAATGACAGGCCGAGAAGCTAGGATTAAAATGGCAATAATCAATTCCTTAACCGCATTAGCATTAGCTCCAGGTGCATTAAAAACAACGACCCCATTCTCGCTCGCTTTTTGCAGTGGAATATTATTGACACCGGCGCCAGCACGTCCAATTGCTAATAAACTTACTGGTAATACATTTCGATGCAAATTCTGGCTTCTGATTAGTAACGCATCAGGTTCTTCTACACCATTAATAGTGTATTGATTCTTTGGAAAAACAGCTAATCCAACGTTAGAGATAACATTGTAAGTTTTAATTGCAAACATATTAAAATCCTCCATGATTCATTTCAAATTGTTTCATTTGGTTAATTAAGGCTTTTACTCCAGCAGTTGGCATTGCATTGTATAAACTAGCACGCATTCCTCCAACTAACCGATGACCTGCTAAATTAACTAAACCTTTGTCAGCTGCGTCAGCAATAAATTGTTGATCAAGTTGTTTGTTGCCAGTACCGAAGACAAGATTAGTTAATGAACGCTCATCTTTAGCAACAGAATTATTAAATAGTTTTGAATTATCCACATAATCGTATAGTAACTTAGCTTGTTCCAAATTCTGTTGATAAATTGCTGGTACTCCGCCAAATTTTTTCAGCCATTTGAACACTAATCCAGCTGCATAGATACAGAAAACAGG
This window encodes:
- a CDS encoding phosphoglycerate dehydrogenase; amino-acid sequence: MFAIKTYNVISNVGLAVFPKNQYTINGVEEPDALLIRSQNLHRNVLPVSLLAIGRAGAGVNNIPLQKASENGVVVFNAPGANANAVKELIIAILILASRPVIPAIAWTKSLSSGKEADVTLQAEAGKNHYRGTELAGKTLGVIGLGAVGSKVADTARQLGMNVIGYDPYISVEHAWQVTSDIKRATTLKEVLSESDFVTIHIPYNEQNKNLIGANELLMMKKDATLLNYSRNGIVEEAPVLAALNVGHLRQYWTDFASDELLKHEQVIVTPHLGGTTQEAEDNCAQMVANTLRLYLETGQIKDSVNYPTVKMPFSSPYRLTFLHQNVPNMLGQITTVLAELNINIANMINASKGNFAYTMIDVDAVMSEELYQEFEQKCLAIDEIIRVRGLANPVKEEF